One window of the Nothobranchius furzeri strain GRZ-AD chromosome 3, NfurGRZ-RIMD1, whole genome shotgun sequence genome contains the following:
- the LOC107384746 gene encoding uncharacterized protein, whose translation MMDGNMNKGLFMTAQLRDTEDDHKVSRAILEMLHISKVSTSHRAKLHPYMRRIHQHLASLEVQDIGKSDGMLVQSFRSVDGPHHAPQGWIWFDVSSLSSSMVIAELVLFRKNLHPHPLSVIVTLHSVITSQKKMNETCILEERQLGLDQRPSSGYDVFNVSALLAVRSLNVVGFELRYKDETGSLVLHEALTQSLYCLNRGCVNEPILVFYQDRPLQH comes from the exons GTCTGTTCATGACGGCTCAGCTCAGAGACACGGAGGATGACCACAAGGTCAGCAGAGCGATTCTGGAAATGCTACACATCAGCAAAGTGTCAACAAGTCACCGGGCCAAACTTCATCCCTATATGAGGAGGATCCATCAGCATTTAGCCTCTTTGGAAGTTCAAGATATTGGAAAATCAGATGGAATGCTGGTGCAAAGCTTTCGAAGTGTTGATG GTCCACATCATGCTCCTCAAGGATGGATCTGGTTTGATGTCAGCAGCCTGAGCTCATCCATGGTGATTGCAGAGCTGGTCCTGTTCAGGAAAAACCTTCACCCACACCCCCTCAGTGTCATAGTCACCCTGCACAGCGTCATCACGTCACAGAAGAAAATGAACGAAACCTGCATCTTGGAGGAGCGACAGTTGGGGTtggaccagagaccctcctctggGTATGATGTGTTTAACGTATCCGCTCTTCTGGCTGTGAGATCCCTGAACGTGGTGGGCTTTGAGCTGCGCTACAAGGATGAGACCGGGAGTCTGGTCCTGCACGAGGCTTTAACACAGAGTCTGTACTGCCTGAACAGAGGCTGTGTGAATGAACCCATCCTGGTGTTCTACCAGGACCGTCCTCTTCAACACTAA